ACTCTTCTCATAGGATCGACCTGAAAGGAGAGTCTTTACGAAAAGATATTTTGAAGAATTTTGAATGATTTTTTTTAACATTGTATGTTCTTATAGAGTGGCACCATTAGACCGAAATGAGTGGCACGGTTACTCCGAAATACCCAACTGATAAACAGATATAATATGTTAATCCAAAAATTCTTCATGCCTACTACTAATAAACCTGGTAAAAGGAATAATATCATTATTAACACTTGCTTCTTCAAGAGCAGCCATGTATTCATTTCTTAATTCTACAGGAATAATACTCCAGGGTAATCCTCCTGACGCTATCATTGCATTCATTAAGAATCTAGCAATTCGACCATTTCCATCATAATATGGGTGAATATATACGAAAATGAAATGCCCTAATACAACTCTAACACTTTCTTCTGCCTCATTTTCAAGTAATTCAAAAAAAACAGGCATAGCATCTCTGACTGCTTCATGATTTAAAGGAGTATGCATTGAACCATTAATATAGACCGGTCCATTTCTGTAACCAGCTAAATCAGAAGCTTTTAATATACCAGCACTAACACTTGGAGCAAAAAGTTCTCTATACCATTTTCCATGATCCTTATCAACAACTTGACCAGGATTCTCACCTTCAAGAATCGTTTTTATACTCTCCTTAACTGCTTGGAAAGCTTGGTGATATCCACGAGCCGCCATAGCGTTCTTTTGCTCCTTATCTTTTTCATTTTCATTAGGATTCCAATTTCCACTTCGAACTCTTTCAATAAGATTGGGAGTTACTTTATATCCTTCTATTGAAAGTGAATGATAGGCATCTTTTGAATAACTATCCTCTACATGTTTTAAATAATCGCTTGTATCTGAGATTACTCTCTCTGTTTTTACAAAATTATTAAGAACAGGCTGACGCATTTGCATCCACATTATTCTAATCCTACTGGCATATGGAGATAATTCTCTAGAACTAAAACTAATCTTCAACTTTTCCTCAAATGGATCCAATTCACGAACATCATATCCGACAGATTTCATTGTATCATAGATATCATTAGCTATTTTATCATTACCAATATTTCTAAAAGCTCCTACTAATCTACCAGCTATCACGCTATGACCACCATCTAATAATATCTCAAGCAATTGAGATGCATTTT
The Bacteroidota bacterium DNA segment above includes these coding regions:
- a CDS encoding Fic family protein; translated protein: MATPSEKLAQSLEVLQSLISQNGNSIVKSDEISRTHRDRLLSNGFLQEIIKGWYIASNPEYLQGDTTSWYSSFWDFAKVYLNSRFGKEWCLSPDQSLKLHGGNKSVPVQLLVRSPKARNKATQLMFNTSIFDLRSKILSKNEFVNSEGLNLYSLESGLVACGADFFEKHTTDARTCLSMIKNASQLLEILLDGGHSVIAGRLVGAFRNIGNDKIANDIYDTMKSVGYDVRELDPFEEKLKISFSSRELSPYASRIRIMWMQMRQPVLNNFVKTERVISDTSDYLKHVEDSYSKDAYHSLSIEGYKVTPNLIERVRSGNWNPNENEKDKEQKNAMAARGYHQAFQAVKESIKTILEGENPGQVVDKDHGKWYRELFAPSVSAGILKASDLAGYRNGPVYINGSMHTPLNHEAVRDAMPVFFELLENEAEESVRVVLGHFIFVYIHPYYDGNGRIARFLMNAMIASGGLPWSIIPVELRNEYMAALEEASVNNDIIPFTRFISSRHEEFLD